The following proteins come from a genomic window of Gimesia chilikensis:
- a CDS encoding helix-turn-helix domain-containing protein, protein MAGSPFQYVASSRVRFHQELHLRPRRISHYRFLYVEAGSGAYRIAEESFEVTAGWLGLLAPGVRENRYFGREPVSYLFVEFQAATRLTEQRAVPFPGQDPQRSALIGLLKTIQAEQADAGGCLLAASVRLMFPEGDQGTQRRLDDRLRKVVRLIEAAPDQNHRISALAETAGLSEPHLRRLFREQVGESPKQFLRRTRMEFARRLMQQEGLRVGEVAHLLGFASVFQFSAQYRQVLGHPPSADRGTG, encoded by the coding sequence GTGGCGGGAAGTCCTTTTCAGTATGTTGCGAGCAGCCGGGTGCGCTTTCACCAGGAACTGCATCTGCGGCCCCGACGGATCTCGCATTACCGGTTTCTGTATGTGGAAGCGGGCAGCGGTGCGTATCGGATCGCTGAGGAATCGTTTGAGGTCACTGCGGGTTGGCTGGGCCTCCTGGCACCCGGAGTGCGGGAGAACCGGTATTTCGGGCGGGAGCCGGTGTCGTATCTGTTCGTCGAATTTCAGGCGGCAACGCGGCTGACCGAACAGCGCGCGGTCCCCTTCCCGGGTCAGGATCCGCAGCGATCGGCGCTGATCGGTTTGTTGAAAACGATCCAGGCGGAACAGGCGGATGCGGGGGGCTGTCTCTTGGCGGCGTCGGTGCGGCTGATGTTTCCGGAGGGCGATCAAGGCACACAGCGACGGCTGGATGATCGACTGCGGAAGGTGGTGCGGCTGATTGAGGCGGCTCCGGATCAGAATCATCGGATCAGCGCGCTGGCGGAGACTGCGGGGCTCTCGGAGCCGCATCTCAGGCGGTTATTTCGTGAGCAGGTGGGCGAGAGTCCCAAGCAGTTTCTGAGACGGACCCGCATGGAATTCGCACGGCGGCTGATGCAGCAGGAGGGGCTGCGGGTGGGAGAAGTCGCGCACCTGTTGGGCTTTGCGAGTGTCTTTCAGTTCTCGGCCCAGTATCGGCAGGTGCTGGGGCATCCGCCTTCGGCGGATCGGGGGACGGGATGA